One Mobula hypostoma chromosome 5, sMobHyp1.1, whole genome shotgun sequence DNA segment encodes these proteins:
- the ccl19b gene encoding C-C motif chemokine 19b, translating into MTLYSLYAFLLCTALLHLRQVSGRQGDDAASDCCLDVSNKVIPRWIVAGYKVQSEAWGCRIPAVVFTTVKDRKLCAPRSAHWVKRLMKWCNKVHSCSGQ; encoded by the exons ATGACCCTTTACAGCCTGTACGCCTTCCTGCTTTGCACGGCGTTGCTCCACCTCAGACAAG TGTCAGGCCGTCAGGGAGACGATGCAGCCTCAGACTGCTGCCTGGACGTTAGCAACAAGGTCATCCCCAGGTGGATCGTGGCCGGGTACAAGGTGCAGAGTGAAGCGTGGGGCTGCCGGATCCCGGCTGTAGT GTTCACCACAGTGAAGGACAGAAAGCTGTGCGCCCCGCGCTCCGCACACTGGGTGAAACGGCTGATGAAATGGTGCAACAAGGTTCACAGCTGCAG